In the Juglans microcarpa x Juglans regia isolate MS1-56 chromosome 6D, Jm3101_v1.0, whole genome shotgun sequence genome, one interval contains:
- the LOC121235723 gene encoding ent-kaurene synthase, chloroplastic isoform X1 produces the protein MSLFHPNNLWCSASSTSASLVPGPIVATKAKTSCFEGAKQRIKKMFNEVELSVSSYDTAWVAMVPSPNSPKAPFFPQCVNWLLDNQLCDGSWGLPNRDPLLVKDALLSTLACILALKQWGVGQDQMNNGLYFIESNIAAATDEKQFSPIGFDIIFPAMILYAKNLDLNIPLKAMNLDALAHKRELELKRCYGSNSEGSKTYLAYVSEGLGKLQNWEMVMKYQRENGSLLNSPSTTAAAFTHLKNSGCLKYLCSLLEKFGNAVPTVYPLDIYTRLCMVDSLERLGIDKHFRKEINNVLEETYRYWLQGEEEIFLDAATCALAFRMLRVNGYDVSSDPFSQLSEKDNFSSTLEGYLKDIGAVLELFRASEIIIHREESVLEKQNLWTRNFLRRELSNGSIHTSGLNNYLCQEVEDALSFPYHSNLERLSTRRAIERYNKNNTRVLKTSYSSLNIGNEDFLKLAVEDFNICQSIHREELKHLERWVTENRLHKLKFARQKLAYCYFSAAATLFSSEFSDARISWAKNGVLTTVVDDFFDVGGSEEELVNLVQLVEKWDVNVSTDCCSVNVEILFSALKSTICEIGDKAFTRQGRSVISDLIDIWLDLLKSMLREAEWLRGKSVPTMDDYMKNGYVSFALGPIVLPTLYLVGPKLSGKVVQDPEIHHLYELMSTFGRLLNDIQSFKRESEEGKLNAVSLCIIHGGGIITEEETIKEMKSFIATKRRELLKLVLQEKGSLIPRECKDLFWKMTRVLHLFYMKDDGFTSHEMINAVNAVIEEPIVLNEL, from the exons ATGTCTCTCTTCCACCCCAACAATCTTTGGTGTTCAGCTTCTTCCACTTCAg CTTCTCTGGTTCCTGGACCAATTGTAGCAACAAAAGCCAAGACTTCG TGCTTTGAGGGGGCTAAACaaagaattaagaaaatgttcaaTGAGGTCGAACTTTCTGTTTCCTCATATGACACTGCCTGGGTGGCGATGGTCCCTTCTCCAAATTCTCCGAAGGCCCCTTTTTTCCCTCAGTGTGTAAATTGGTTATTAGATAATCAACTCTGTGATGGCTCATGGGGTCTTCCTAACCGTGATCCTCTTTTAGTTAAAGATGCTCTGTTATCTACCTTAGCTTGTATCCTTGCACTAAAGCAATGGGGTGTTGGTCAAGATCAAATGAATAACG GCCTCTACTTTATCGAGTCAAATATAGCTGCAGCTACTGATGAGAAGCAATTTTCCCCTAttggatttgatataatatttccTGCCATGATCTTGTATGCCAAAAACTTGGATTTGAATATACCTCTGAAAGCAATGAATCTAGATGCTTTGGCTCACAAAAGAGAGTTGGAGCTCAAAAG ATGCTATGGAAGCAATTCAGAAGGGAGTAAGACCTACTTAGCATATGTCTCAGAGGGACTGGGGAAGTTGCAGAACTGGGAAATGGTCATGAAATATCAAAGAGAGAATGGATCACTCCTTAATTCACCATCCACCACAGCAGCTGCTTTTACTCACCTTAAGAATTCTGGTTGCCTTAAATACCTTTGCTCACTCTTAGAGAAGTTTGGAAATGCAG TTCCTACAGTTTACCCTCTAGATATATATACCCGTCTATGTATGGTTGACAGTCTTGAAAGGTTGGGAATTGATAAGCATTTCAGGAAGGAGATCAACAATGTATTGGAAGAAACATACAG ATACTGGTTACAGGGTGaggaagaaatatttttagatgctGCCACCTGTGCATTGGCATTTCGGATGCTACGTGTTAATGGATATGATGTTTCTTCAG ATCCATTCAGCCAACTTTCAGAAAAAGATAATTTCTCCAGCACCCTTGAAGGATATTTGAAGGACATTGGTGCTGTCTTGGAATTATTTCGGGCTTCAGAAATCATCATACATCGTGAAGAATCAGTTCTGGAGAAACAAAATTTATGGACAAGAAATTTCTTGAGACGGGAATTATCCAATGGTTCAATTCACACAAGTGGACTGAACAACTATCTTTGCCAAGAG GTGGAAGATGCTCTTAGTTTTCCCTATCATTCAAATTTGGAACGGTTATCCACCAGACGAGCCATTGAGcgttacaacaaaaataatacacGTGTTTTAAAAACTTCTTATAG TTCTTTAAATATTGGCAACGAAGATTTCTTAAAACTTGCAGTGGAAGACTTCAACATATGCCAATCAATACATCGTGAAGAACTTAAACATCTTGAAAG GTGGGTTACAGAGAACAGATTACACAAGCTAAAGTTTGCCAGGCAGAAGCTGGCCTACTGTTACTTCTCTGCTGCAGCAACCCTTTTTTCCTCTGAATTTTCTGATGCCCGCATATCGTGGGCCAAAAATGGTGTGCTTACAACAGTGGTTGATGATTTCTTTGATGTTGGTGGTTCAGAAGAGGAACTGGTAAACCTAGTACAACTGGTTGAAAA GTGGGACGTAAATGTCAGCACTGATTGTTGTTCTGTGAATGTTGAAATTCTATTTTCGGCACTTAAAAGCACAATCTGTGAGATTGGCGACAAAGCATTCACACGGCAAGGACGTAGTGTAATAAGCGACTTAATTGATATT TGGTTGGATTTACTCAAATCTATGTTGAGGGAAGCTGAGTGGCTGAGAGGCAAGTCAGTGCCAACTATGGATGACTATATGAAAAATGGATATGTATCATTCGCCTTAGGGCCTATCGTCCTCCCAACACTCTATCTTGTCGGGCCTAAGCTTTCAGGAAAGGTTGTTCAAGATCCAGAAATCCATCATCTATATGAGCTTATGAGCACTTTTGGGCGTCTTCTCAATGATATTCAGAGCTTTAAG AGGGAATCTGAGGAAGGGAAATTAAATGCTGTATCTTTGTGCATAATTCATGGCGGTGGTATTATTACTGAAGAAGAGACCATTAAGGAGATGAAGAGTTTTATTGCTACTAAGAGGAGAGAACTGTTGAAACTAGTTTTGCAGGAGAAAGGCAGCCTGATTCCAAGAGAGTGCAAGGATTTGTTCTGGAAAATGACCAGAGTGTTGCACTTATTTTACATGAAGGATGATGGTTTTACTTCACATGAGATGATCAATGCTGTAAATGCAGTAATTGAAGAACCCATTGTTCTCAATGAGTTGTAA
- the LOC121235723 gene encoding ent-kaurene synthase TSP4, chloroplastic isoform X2, translated as MFNEVELSVSSYDTAWVAMVPSPNSPKAPFFPQCVNWLLDNQLCDGSWGLPNRDPLLVKDALLSTLACILALKQWGVGQDQMNNGLYFIESNIAAATDEKQFSPIGFDIIFPAMILYAKNLDLNIPLKAMNLDALAHKRELELKRCYGSNSEGSKTYLAYVSEGLGKLQNWEMVMKYQRENGSLLNSPSTTAAAFTHLKNSGCLKYLCSLLEKFGNAVPTVYPLDIYTRLCMVDSLERLGIDKHFRKEINNVLEETYRYWLQGEEEIFLDAATCALAFRMLRVNGYDVSSDPFSQLSEKDNFSSTLEGYLKDIGAVLELFRASEIIIHREESVLEKQNLWTRNFLRRELSNGSIHTSGLNNYLCQEVEDALSFPYHSNLERLSTRRAIERYNKNNTRVLKTSYSSLNIGNEDFLKLAVEDFNICQSIHREELKHLERWVTENRLHKLKFARQKLAYCYFSAAATLFSSEFSDARISWAKNGVLTTVVDDFFDVGGSEEELVNLVQLVEKWDVNVSTDCCSVNVEILFSALKSTICEIGDKAFTRQGRSVISDLIDIWLDLLKSMLREAEWLRGKSVPTMDDYMKNGYVSFALGPIVLPTLYLVGPKLSGKVVQDPEIHHLYELMSTFGRLLNDIQSFKRESEEGKLNAVSLCIIHGGGIITEEETIKEMKSFIATKRRELLKLVLQEKGSLIPRECKDLFWKMTRVLHLFYMKDDGFTSHEMINAVNAVIEEPIVLNEL; from the exons atgttcaaTGAGGTCGAACTTTCTGTTTCCTCATATGACACTGCCTGGGTGGCGATGGTCCCTTCTCCAAATTCTCCGAAGGCCCCTTTTTTCCCTCAGTGTGTAAATTGGTTATTAGATAATCAACTCTGTGATGGCTCATGGGGTCTTCCTAACCGTGATCCTCTTTTAGTTAAAGATGCTCTGTTATCTACCTTAGCTTGTATCCTTGCACTAAAGCAATGGGGTGTTGGTCAAGATCAAATGAATAACG GCCTCTACTTTATCGAGTCAAATATAGCTGCAGCTACTGATGAGAAGCAATTTTCCCCTAttggatttgatataatatttccTGCCATGATCTTGTATGCCAAAAACTTGGATTTGAATATACCTCTGAAAGCAATGAATCTAGATGCTTTGGCTCACAAAAGAGAGTTGGAGCTCAAAAG ATGCTATGGAAGCAATTCAGAAGGGAGTAAGACCTACTTAGCATATGTCTCAGAGGGACTGGGGAAGTTGCAGAACTGGGAAATGGTCATGAAATATCAAAGAGAGAATGGATCACTCCTTAATTCACCATCCACCACAGCAGCTGCTTTTACTCACCTTAAGAATTCTGGTTGCCTTAAATACCTTTGCTCACTCTTAGAGAAGTTTGGAAATGCAG TTCCTACAGTTTACCCTCTAGATATATATACCCGTCTATGTATGGTTGACAGTCTTGAAAGGTTGGGAATTGATAAGCATTTCAGGAAGGAGATCAACAATGTATTGGAAGAAACATACAG ATACTGGTTACAGGGTGaggaagaaatatttttagatgctGCCACCTGTGCATTGGCATTTCGGATGCTACGTGTTAATGGATATGATGTTTCTTCAG ATCCATTCAGCCAACTTTCAGAAAAAGATAATTTCTCCAGCACCCTTGAAGGATATTTGAAGGACATTGGTGCTGTCTTGGAATTATTTCGGGCTTCAGAAATCATCATACATCGTGAAGAATCAGTTCTGGAGAAACAAAATTTATGGACAAGAAATTTCTTGAGACGGGAATTATCCAATGGTTCAATTCACACAAGTGGACTGAACAACTATCTTTGCCAAGAG GTGGAAGATGCTCTTAGTTTTCCCTATCATTCAAATTTGGAACGGTTATCCACCAGACGAGCCATTGAGcgttacaacaaaaataatacacGTGTTTTAAAAACTTCTTATAG TTCTTTAAATATTGGCAACGAAGATTTCTTAAAACTTGCAGTGGAAGACTTCAACATATGCCAATCAATACATCGTGAAGAACTTAAACATCTTGAAAG GTGGGTTACAGAGAACAGATTACACAAGCTAAAGTTTGCCAGGCAGAAGCTGGCCTACTGTTACTTCTCTGCTGCAGCAACCCTTTTTTCCTCTGAATTTTCTGATGCCCGCATATCGTGGGCCAAAAATGGTGTGCTTACAACAGTGGTTGATGATTTCTTTGATGTTGGTGGTTCAGAAGAGGAACTGGTAAACCTAGTACAACTGGTTGAAAA GTGGGACGTAAATGTCAGCACTGATTGTTGTTCTGTGAATGTTGAAATTCTATTTTCGGCACTTAAAAGCACAATCTGTGAGATTGGCGACAAAGCATTCACACGGCAAGGACGTAGTGTAATAAGCGACTTAATTGATATT TGGTTGGATTTACTCAAATCTATGTTGAGGGAAGCTGAGTGGCTGAGAGGCAAGTCAGTGCCAACTATGGATGACTATATGAAAAATGGATATGTATCATTCGCCTTAGGGCCTATCGTCCTCCCAACACTCTATCTTGTCGGGCCTAAGCTTTCAGGAAAGGTTGTTCAAGATCCAGAAATCCATCATCTATATGAGCTTATGAGCACTTTTGGGCGTCTTCTCAATGATATTCAGAGCTTTAAG AGGGAATCTGAGGAAGGGAAATTAAATGCTGTATCTTTGTGCATAATTCATGGCGGTGGTATTATTACTGAAGAAGAGACCATTAAGGAGATGAAGAGTTTTATTGCTACTAAGAGGAGAGAACTGTTGAAACTAGTTTTGCAGGAGAAAGGCAGCCTGATTCCAAGAGAGTGCAAGGATTTGTTCTGGAAAATGACCAGAGTGTTGCACTTATTTTACATGAAGGATGATGGTTTTACTTCACATGAGATGATCAATGCTGTAAATGCAGTAATTGAAGAACCCATTGTTCTCAATGAGTTGTAA
- the LOC121234373 gene encoding LOW QUALITY PROTEIN: inosine-5'-monophosphate dehydrogenase 2 (The sequence of the model RefSeq protein was modified relative to this genomic sequence to represent the inferred CDS: inserted 1 base in 1 codon): MEDDGFAATKLFNQGYSYTYDDVIFLPHYIDFATDDVSLATRLTRRLPLLSPVVSSPMDTVTEAGMAAAMASLGGLGVIHSNLPPQVQASMVRSVKSRRVPXLSSPTFKSSEHRIDSLEDFDSSPYVLVTQSGSPSSKLIGYVSRSEWLQLDGDKKDARIDTYMTSSNELVVPWNYSLAQMDNYFKEKKEMDLAALVKEEEVVDLVTREDVDRLKGYPRLGVGTVGPDGGWRVGAAMGTREEDKERLELLVKAGVDVVVLDSSQGNSIYQIEMIKYVKRMYKELDVVGGNVVTAAQAENLIRAGVDGLRVGMGSGSICTTQEVCAVGRGQATAVYKVASIASQHGVPIIADGGISNSGHIVKALVLGASTVMMGGFLAGSTEAPGAYEYQNGCRIKKYRGMGSLEAMTKGSDARYLGDTAKLKIAQGVVGAVADKGSVLKFVPYTLQAVKQGFQDLGASSLQSAHDLLRSGILRVEVRSGAAQVEGGVHGLVSYVKKSF, from the exons ATGGAGGACGACGGCTTCGCGGCTACGAAACTCTTCAACCAGGGCTACTCCTACACCTATGACGACGTCATATTCCTCCCTCACTACATAGACTTCGCCACCGATGATGTCTCCCTTGCCACGCGCCTCACGCGCAGACTCCCGCTCCTGTCTCCCGTCGTTTCCTCACCCATGGACACCGTGACCGAGGCTGGCATGGCAGCTGCCATGGCCTCCCTGGGTGGCCTCGGCGTCATCCACTCCAACCTCCCCCCTCAGGTCCAGGCGTCCATGGTCAGGTCCGTCAAGTCCCGACGCGTCC TCCTTTCTAGCCCGACATTCAAATCCTCCGAGCACCGCATCGACTCCCTCGAAGACTTCGACTCCAGTCCCTACGTCCTCGTCACCCAGTCCGGCTCTCCCTCCTCTAAACTCATCGGCTACGTGTCGAGATCTGAATGGTTGCAGCTCGACGGCGATAAGAAAGATGCCCGAATCGACACCTACATGACCAGTTCTAACGAACTGGTGGTGCCGTGGAATTATAGTCTGGCACAGATGGATAATTACtttaaggaaaagaaagagatggaTCTTGCGGCGTTGGTcaaggaggaggaggtggtggatTTGGTGACGAGGGAGGACGTGGATAGATTGAAGGGGTATCCTAGGTTAGGGGTGGGGACGGTGGGGCCCGACGGAGGGTGGAGAGTGGGGGCGGCGATGGGGACAAGGGAGGAGGACAAGGAGAGGCTGGAGCTTTTGGTCAAGGCTGGCGTGGATGTGGTGGTGTTGGACAGTTCTCAAGGGAACTCAATTTATCAGATTGAGATGATCAAGTACGTGAAGAGGATGTATAAGGAGCTGGATGTGGTGGGTGGGAATGTGGTGACAGCGGCACAGGCCGAGAATTTGATTCGTGCTGGGGTGGACGGATTGAGGGTTGGCATGGGTTCCGGGTCAATTTGTACCACGCAGGAGGTTTGCGCAGTTGGGCGAGGGCAg GCCACTGCTGTTTACAAGGTTGCTTCTATAGCTTCACAACACGGTGTGCCCATCATTGCTGATGGTGGCATTTCAAATTCTGGACACATTGTCAAGGCTTTGGTCTTAGGGGCATCTACTGTAATGATGGGAGGCTTCTTAGCTGGAAGCACTGAGGCTCCAGGAGCTTATGAGTATCAG AATGGTTGCCGGATCAAAAAATATCGAGGTATGGGCTCCTTAGAAGCTATGACCAAAGGGAGCGATGCAAGGTATCTGGGTGATACAGCTAAGCTGAAAATTGCTCAAGGGGTGGTTGGAGCAGTTGCAGATAAAGGCTCTGTTCTGAAGTTTGTTCCTTACACATTGCAAGCAGTCAAGCAAGGGTTTCAAGATCTTGGTGCTTCCTCTCTGCAGTCTGCCCATGACCTCTTAAGAAGTGGTATATTAAGGGTAGAG GTTCGCTCAGGAGCAGCACAAGTTGAAGGTGGTGTCCATGGCCTGGTTTCTTATGTAAAGAAATCATTTTGA